The sequence GACCATTGCTGAAGCGTCGCCCGCTGGCTCTTGCTGAGGTGAATCTCGGCTGCGACCCGCATCGTGCCCCTCTGGCCGTTCGCCGCGAGGGTAACGTGGATAGTCCAATAGTGCCCTTTATTTATGAATCATATCACTAGTCGTTTCGACGCTTGGCCTACTGACGAGCGTCGCCGCGGCGGCCCCCAAGGATGAGAAGCCGCGTGCCCCGGCCCAGAAGCCGCGGACGATCTCACCCGCGCCCGCCACGACGAAGATCGCGGCTCCCGATCTGACGGTTCGACTGGAGCCCCCGCCCCGGATCTTGGCAAATAACCCGCTCGGCCGGATCGGCGCGGTCGTGAGCAACGCGGGCAAGGGCTCCTGCAAGAGCTACCGCGTCACCCTCGAACTGCGGAGCCAAGGACGAGTGAAGCCCCTGGCCTCACAGACCGGCAAGACCCTGAAGCCGGGCGATCGCCGGACTCACACCTTTGGCGGCCGCGGGCCGGCGCCTGGCCGCTACCAGCTCTGCGCCCATGTTCAGGGTGCGGGGGATCGGACACGCGGAAACAACGAGTCGTGTCGGCCCCTGACGGTCGCAGCGGCGACCCGGCCCGGCCTCGGATCGGCCGCGGACGAGGCGGGCATGAGGGCGCGTTCCCGGACGGACGGCGCCGTCCCGCGCGTGGCAGCGACGTCCCAGATGGTCGCGGCCCGTCGCGCGAAGGCGGCGGCTCTGCGGCGGGTGCGTACGGCCGCGATGTCTGCTGCTGCCGATTCCGCCTTCACTGAACGCGCGCGCCGGGCGGCCTATGAGGCCTCCCGCCACGGCAGCGATTGCGACGATTCCCGCCCGGACGTGTATCCGGGAGCGACGGAAGTGTGCGACGCCGTGGACAACGATTGCGACGGTGAGGTGGACGAAGGGCAGACCATCCTCCGCTACGTCGACGCAGACGGAGACCTGCACGGCGCACCGGGCAGCGGGATGGAGGTGTGCCCGGACGACATCCGCCGCGCTCAGGAGGATGGAGAGTGGCTCTCGGAGGTTGGCAACGATTGCGACGACACGGATCCGGATCGATGGCACGACTGCAACTAGCAGGCTTGGCTGCGGGACTGGTCCTGCTGGCACTGGCCGGCTCAGCGGTGCACGCCGACCCCCCGGTCGAGAGATGCACCTCCCACTACGAGTGCGGCGACGGCGTTTTCTGCAACGGAGAGGAGCGCTGCAACCCGAACCTGGGGAGCGCCGACGAGCGCGGCTGCGCCCCCGCGAGGCAGCCGGCCTGTCCTGAGGACGAGACGTGCGACGAGGCCAACGACCGCTGCCTCTCCGGCTGCGATCTGATCTCCGACGAGGACGGCGACGGCCACGATTCCCGCGCATGCGGCGGGGATGACTGCGACGACCAGGACGGCGACCGGTTCCCCGGGAACACCGAGACGTGCGACGAGGACGGTCACGACGACGACTGCGACACCACGACCTATGGAGACCGGGACCTGGACGGAGACGGCCACGTCGACGCCAGATGCTGGAACAACATCTACCAGGGCACCCCGCGGCCGCGCTCGGAGGAGCGCTCGACACCCCGCCTGACACTCGCGGCCAACGCACCCCAGTGCGAAGGAGCGCCCCTTCCGGCCGGAGGCCGATAGCGCGGGCCGCGGCACGGCCGCATGCAGAGTTTCAGGACCCGTCGATCGCCCGTGACTCCATGGGTCGCAGCTCGAGATAGATCAGATAGGTCGCGTCGTCGCGAGTGACGAACGAGTTGTGGACGAGAAACGCGTCTCCCCAAGGCTGGGCGCGGAACTGAAAGCCGGGCCAGTACAGGACCGGCCAGCCTTCGTCCGTGACCCAACCGCCTTGGAGCGACCAGCTCGGGCGAAACGCGGCCGTCTCGAGCGTGACCTCGACCGGTTCGTCGCGACGGATCTCGAAGTCGATCTCCGCCGCGATCTCCGCTCCCGCTTCCTGCATTGTGGCGTCGAGCCTGTAGTTCTCGACTGGCAATGCCCGGAGATCCTTCGGAGGCACGACGCGCACTGCCGTGAGGGTGGCGTGTGCAGCTTCCGGGAACGGGGCGCGCTCGGGCGGCGGTGATCCTGCGAAGGTCGCAGCGGCGTCGACCTCCCAGGGATCTTCAGGGGATCTCCGACTGAAGACGAGGTTCACGCTCCGAAGACCACTACCGCACGCGGAGACCATGCGCTTCAGCGGGAGGTCCACCGAGGCAATCCGGCACCGGAGCCCGGTGAAGGTCGATCGCCAGGTCTGCCCGAAGGGGTGAATCGAGTGGTGCGTGAACGGTGCGTAGTGCCTGTGGATGAAGCCCCTGTCCTTCGCCCGAAAACTGGCCCAGCGCCCGTACGGTGCCGGGCTGTAGGCGATGTCCCGCACGACGAGCGTCGCTTGCTCTCCATACTCGTAGAGCCGCGCTTCCTTGGAGTCGAGCGGAGCAGGCCCTTCGCCGATCAGGGTCTCGGTCCCGTCCCTCTCCACCAGCGTGTACTCGTGAACGTCATACGGGTCGTCCATCCAGTTGCCACCCTCGATCCAGGAGTGGCTGCGGATCCTTGCGGCTCCGGGGCCGTCTATCCAGACCGTGCGATGGTCGTGGGGGAGCCTGCTGATCTCGATGAGCACGTAGAGCCCGCCGGCCGCCAGCACGACCAAGGCCACGAGCCCTGCCACGAAAATGCCGATCCAGCGGAAGACCTTATTCATGGTCGTTCTCAGATCGGCACGCGGGCCAGCGCCTTGAATCGCTGATGTGGACTTCCCCCGGGTTCGGCGACACCTAGGGGCCGTGGTTTGAGGCAGTTTCAAATGCTTCGGTGCCGAACGCCGCGGAAGGCGTGGCGAGAAGGCTCACTCCGCGAAGCTGCGACGTGAAAAGGGGCCGCGCCCGAAGCCTGCTAGCTGCGGCGTAGGTCCCGGACGACCGCTGTCGATGCATCAATGCGTCTTGCAGTGCCTCACGACCCGCCAGGGAGGGATACCCACGACGGCCTTGGTCTCGGTCCAGCAGGTTTTCTTCACCGGCTTCTTGCAGCCGTCGCGCAGGGCGGCGTTGCGCGCCTCACCCTCGGCGGCCGAGGCGGGCTCGGACGCGCCCATGCACCAATCGAAATGCCCCGGCGAATCATCGCTCCAGCGACCGCCGGTGAACCCACAGCTCCGCGCGAGGTTGTCTTCGTTCTGGATCACGGCAGCCTCGGCATAGGCCAGGCAACGTGTCTCCTGGTCAGACTTCCGGGCTGCCAGGCAACCCGAAAGCTCGAGTTCGCGCGCCCGGGCTTCATCGTCGCGCTGCGCCTGTGCAGCCCCGAGACACCAGTCGAAATGCGGCGGATAGTCGTCGGACCAGCGGCCGCCTGCGAGGCCACACTTTGCCTGTTGGGCCATGCGCGTCTGCATCACGGCGTTGGCGGCGTACTCCTGGCAAGCCACCTGGTCGAGCTTCGGTTTCGCCGCGCAATCGGCCAGCGCCTGCTTGCGCGCCTCGTCCTCGCGGACCAGGTCGGCCATCTTCGCGCTGGTGTTGCACCAGGCGAAGTGCCCCTGGAAGTCCGCGGACCATGCACCGCCCGAGAGGCCGCAACCCAACGCGACGTTCTGCTCCTGCTGGGCGACAGCCATGCCAGCGTAGGCTGAGCAGTTCAGATCCGCGTTTGCGCTGGCGGCGCTCGCAGCCAACGTGGACGCGAGGAAGCTCACCGCGAAGATCGCCCCCCCCTGGAACCTTGTCATCATCCAGTCCCCCGATGCTTTGGCGGCCAACGGCGATCCCTCCAAGCCTATCAGCGGGGACGGCCGGCCGGCACCCTTGTCGATTGACTGGCTGCCCTGGACGATCGGAGCGTTCGTCTAGTGAGCGAGCTTGCTCGAGAACCGAGTTCCGCTTCGTGCCAAAGCGCTCGAGTGGGAGCCACCCGGGGAGGCGTGAACCGCGCTGGGCTACCGTGCCGCGCGATGAGCGAAACCGATTCGATTCCCCGCGTCCGGGACTACAACGACTTGCGCCATCGGCTGCGGAGCCAGACCGAAGGGCCCGAGGCGGGGAAGCGCCGGGAGGGTGTGATCTTCGGAGCCGAGTCCCTCGCCTACAAGCTCTTCGTGGGCCTGGGTCCGGTCCTCGCGGGCCTGGTGATCGACTTCGCGGGCATCGCTCCGGAGACACCGCCGGGCGAGGCTCCGCCGAGCGCGGTCATCGCCCTCGGCCTGGGTCAGGGCGGGACGATGACTCTCCTGTTGGCCGTGAGCCTGCTGTTCCTCCGGCGCTACGACCTGACCCACGCGAGGCACACTGCCGTCATGCAGGGTCTCGCCGCGCGCGGGCCTCGTGCGCGATCCGAGGGAGCCGCCGTGGACGCGTGAGGCGACACCGCGCCCCAGGGCCCACGGTTGATAAACCGCATTTCGCTGACGCAGCTCTCGTGCCCGGATTCGGCCTAATTGACGCAACTACTGAGTGTCGGTCCAACATGATCGTCGCCTACGTCGACCTGCCAGCGTACTCCCGCCTCCCATGGTTCAGTGTCTTTCTCGTGCGCACCTACGTCCGGGGCGACACCAGTTATCTCTTCGGTGACACCCTATATGTGTGCGCCCCCGTCGATCGCTGGAGAGTCGTCGTTGAGCCGCACGTCATGGGTATTGAGATCGACAACAAGCGACTCTACACCGTGCTCGACCAGCGGCTCGCCGACAACGAGTACCTGGCCGGAGACTACGGACTCGCGGAAATCACCAACTGGTCTCGGGTGCGCCTGCACGGCTGGGCCGGCATTGAAATCGACGACCTGCCCCACCTCGCGCGATGGCTGGAGGCGGTCGGTGCGCGGCCCGCCGTTCAGCGCAGCTTCGACGTACCCGTGGAGCGGGACGAGCCCCGGAAAGAGGCCGCCGAGAAGATCGCCGAGCAGGCGCAGAAGCTGCTCCAAGCCTGAGGGGGAGTACCGGCTCAGCCCGGCTCGTCGCTGCGCACGCTCGCGGCGGCACTGCGCGACCAGATCTCGGCAAACGCCCAGGAGACCGCGACCGCGGCGGCCACGACGCCCCACCAGCGAAGCGCGAGCTCCTCCAGGCCGAGAATCGAGCGCGAAGCCGGGATCACCAGGAGAAGCGGCTGGACCGCCACGCTCACGATCACGATGGCATTGAGCACCGCGTTGCGACCGGGCCGGTGCGTGAGCTGACGCGACGGGTAGACGAAGGCCAGCTGGGCAAGGGCCTCATACAGGAAGACGGCCGAGCGCGTGGCGATCGTGCTCACGCCCGCAAGGGGCAGAGCAGCCAGCAGTGCCACGCCTAGGCCGGCCTTGGCAAAGCCAGTCGCGAGAATGAAGCGCAGCGAGAGACGGTCGAGGAGTGGCGAGTCCGGCGGACGCGGCGGACGCTCCATCAGCCCCGGGGTGCGGTCCAGCCCGACGGCGAGCGCCGGCGGGCCGTCGGCGACAATGTTGATCCATAGCAGCTGCGCCGCGGTCAGTGGCACGAGCAGGGCACCGCCCGGATCCCGGAGGTCAAGGACCGTCGCGCCGACGACCCCGGCCGCCACGAGCAGGACCAGGGCCACGTTCGTCGAGAACAGGAAGCGGATGAACTTCTGGATGTTCTCGTAGATGTTGCGCCCTTCCTCGACAGCGGCCACGACTGTGGCGAAGTTGTCGTCCAGCAGCACCAGGTCGGCGACCTCCCGGGTCACGTCGCTCCCGCGCAGGCTCATGGCCACGCCCACGTCCGCGCGCTTGAGCGCCGGTGCATCGTTGACGCCGTCACCCGTCATGGCCACGATCTCGCCGAGGTCCTTGAGCGCGTCCACCAGAGCGAGCTTGTGCTCCGGGGCCACTCGCGCGAATACATCCGCCTCCATGGCGACCCGGCGGAGCTCGTCGGTGGTGAGCCTGTCGAGCTCCTCGCCGGTCACGATCCTCCCGCCGTCGATCCCGATCTGCTCCGCGACCGCGGCAGCGGTTGCGGGATGATCGCCCGTGATCATGAGCACGCGGATGCCGGCGGCGCGGGCGGCGCGCAGCGCGCCTTCCACCTCCGGTCGCGGTGGATCCCAAAAGAGCACGAGCCCGAGCCAGCTGAGATCCCGCTCGGCCTCGCCCTCACTGCAGGCCAGGGCCAGCACCCGGTAGCCCCTCTCGGCGTGGGCCTCGGCCCGATCTCGCCACTGGCTGCGCTCCGTGTCGCCGAACCGACACCGCTCGAGCAGGACTTCGGGAGCGCCCTTCAGGTAGCTGACCGGACGCCCGTCCTCCTGGACCGTGACCCGCATGAACTTCCACTCGCTGTCGAACGCGCGCAGGCTCTGGCGGTGGCACCGACGCCTGAGCTCGATGGGATCGATGCCACGATCACGCGCGCAACACACGAGGCTCACCTCGAGCGGATCGCCCGCACCGGTCTCTGTTTCGGCCTCGCTGGCAAGCACCATCGCCCGCAGGGCACGGGGCAGATCCGGTGACTCGATGTCCCGAACCACCATCTCGTTCTCGGTCAGGGTCCCGGTCTTGTCCGAGGCGATGACCGTGACCGAGCCCAGCGCCTCCACCGCCGAGAGCTTGCGCACCACGGCCTTGCGCCGGGACATGCGTTCGACCCCGAGCGCCAGGGTGAGGGTGAGCACGGCCGGAAGGCCCTCGGGGACGGCGGCGACGGCGAGCGCCACGGCGAACAGGAAGGCCTCGTCGAGACGCTCGAGCCCGTCGACGGCTACTCCTGCCGCCGCCAGCACCACGGAGACCCCCATCACCCAGCGGGCCACCTGATGGCCGAAGACCTCGAGGCGCGCCTCGAGCGGCGTCTGGTCGGAACGCACTTCGCCCAGCATCCCGGCGATGCGCCCCATGGCGCTGCGTGCGCCAGTGCGGGTGACTTCGAAGAACGCGGTGCCGCGCACCACGAGAGTTCCCGAGAAGACCTCCTCGCCCGAGCCCTTCGCGACCGGCACCGACTCACCGGTGAGGATCGACTCGTCGACCACCAGCTCGCTCGCACCGTCGAGGCAGCCATCGGCCACGATCCGGGCACCGGACTCCACGCGAACGGCATCGCCCGGAACCACTTCGCTGCTTGGGATGCGTTTGAGGCGTTCGTCTCGAAGCACCCAGACCTGGGGCGCCTCGAGCTCTCGCAACCGGGCCAGGGCGTCCTCGGCGCGATACTCCTGGAATACGCCCATCCCGGCGTTGAGGAGCAGGATGGCGGCGATGGCGATGGACTCGAATGGAACGCCCACCGCGCCGTCCAGCCACCAGACGACCTGATCCACCACCAGGGCGAAGAGCAGGATATAGATCAGGGAGCTCCGGAACTGACGCACGAAGCGCCGCCACAGCGCTGGCTTCGGCGCGTCCGGCAGGGCGTTGGGGCCGAGCTCCGCGTAGCGTCGCCGAGCCTCCTCACTCGTGAGGCCCGGGCCATCTCTCGGTTCCGGCATGGGTGGCATTCTAGGGGGCCGCGGCCTCAGGCGCGCTCAGGAAAGGCCGCGAGTGCAGCCAAAGCCTCGTCCACTTCGGCGTCGGTGTGCTCGGCCGAGAGCCGGAAGAGAATCTCCTCCCCACCCCGCCCGGATCGGACCCGATCGCTACTGAATTCTGGCGCCTAACCACCCCACTACTTGGCTGGGTAGAGGGTGACCCCTCTTGATCTACCTACGCGCTCTTGGTGGGACCTCATCCATGACGAAAACACCGGCTACTCACGACTTTGGGGATTCACGTAGCGGTCGACCGCATCGGACGCGGCAAGCACTCCACTGCCCTGGTCACCCGTGTCCGGGTCGGACTACTGCGGAGTGTGGGCCCCTACAACTACATGGAGGGTCCGGGGATGGCGGTCGTGCAGACGAGCACGGCCAGTGCCGAGCGATGCCAGTGCTGCGGTTGAGGTGAGCCCGCGACCACCTTGCGCCTTCGAAGCTGAGCCCCAGGTTCAGCGCCTGAGAGTCGGTTGCGCGGCTGGGCAACCCCTTGTGTCCTTCCCGAGACCGGCGTCTCGCAGGGCACGAGCGACTATGCCGAGTGACGATCCGGACGTTTGTCCTGCTCACCGACGGGGGCGGCAACGGACGCGAAGCGCCGCGACACCCAGGAACGATAGCCCTCGGTCGGGTAGAAGGTGAGCCAGTACGCGACACTGGTGAACAACCCGAGTAGCGAAGCGGCAACCAGCACGAACTGCGCGAGCAGAATTCCCCCCGCAGCGTCCGTGTACTCGATCGCGTATTCGGCGATCGGGCCGAGGATGATCATCAGTGCACGGGCCAGCGAGCCTGCCCCCCATAGCAAGAAACGTTCGACCACGATCGGCTCTGCGAGGCCGATCCGCATCCGGCGCCGCATACGCCAATAGTAGGCGAGGGGCTCTGATGCGACCCAGAAGTTGGTCGCAAGCATGCTGCCGAGCAGCAGCGAGATCCCAATGCCGCGGAAGCTCGGATTCGTGAAGCCGCCGCTCTGCCCAGTGATGACCCACCCGAGGCACATCCCGAAGCTCGCGAGCGATACGAACGCCAGCGCCAGCGGCTGGCCGGGTCGAAACACGCGGTACGTGAACACCAGGGCTGCGATCAGCCCTGCGGTGGTCGTGGCGTAGCCGCCAGCGATCAGCGGGGCTACCCACCCCGGTGGTGTGCCATCACCCAGCT is a genomic window of bacterium containing:
- a CDS encoding cation-translocating P-type ATPase, with protein sequence MPEPRDGPGLTSEEARRRYAELGPNALPDAPKPALWRRFVRQFRSSLIYILLFALVVDQVVWWLDGAVGVPFESIAIAAILLLNAGMGVFQEYRAEDALARLRELEAPQVWVLRDERLKRIPSSEVVPGDAVRVESGARIVADGCLDGASELVVDESILTGESVPVAKGSGEEVFSGTLVVRGTAFFEVTRTGARSAMGRIAGMLGEVRSDQTPLEARLEVFGHQVARWVMGVSVVLAAAGVAVDGLERLDEAFLFAVALAVAAVPEGLPAVLTLTLALGVERMSRRKAVVRKLSAVEALGSVTVIASDKTGTLTENEMVVRDIESPDLPRALRAMVLASEAETETGAGDPLEVSLVCCARDRGIDPIELRRRCHRQSLRAFDSEWKFMRVTVQEDGRPVSYLKGAPEVLLERCRFGDTERSQWRDRAEAHAERGYRVLALACSEGEAERDLSWLGLVLFWDPPRPEVEGALRAARAAGIRVLMITGDHPATAAAVAEQIGIDGGRIVTGEELDRLTTDELRRVAMEADVFARVAPEHKLALVDALKDLGEIVAMTGDGVNDAPALKRADVGVAMSLRGSDVTREVADLVLLDDNFATVVAAVEEGRNIYENIQKFIRFLFSTNVALVLLVAAGVVGATVLDLRDPGGALLVPLTAAQLLWINIVADGPPALAVGLDRTPGLMERPPRPPDSPLLDRLSLRFILATGFAKAGLGVALLAALPLAGVSTIATRSAVFLYEALAQLAFVYPSRQLTHRPGRNAVLNAIVIVSVAVQPLLLVIPASRSILGLEELALRWWGVVAAAVAVSWAFAEIWSRSAAASVRSDEPG